Genomic DNA from Candidatus Limnocylindrales bacterium:
GTCTGGTTGCTGCTTCGCAACCGGCAGCGCCTCGCGACCGCGATTCCGGCGCTGGCGCCGGCAGTCGCGGCGATTGCGCTGCTCGCGGCATCGCGAAGCGGCGGCGGGCCGTCTTCGCCGGCGCCGCGCGAATCGATCCTGCTCATCGTCGTCGACACGCTGCGCGCCGACATCGCCGACGGACACTTCGAATCGGAAACCGGCACGATGCCGCAGCTCGCACGCATTGCCGCGCAGGGAGTTCGTTTCACGCAGGCGGTTTCGCCGGCGCCGTGGACATTGCCGGCCACGGTAAGTTTGCTCAGCGGATGGAATCCGCACCGGCACGGGTTCGGCAGGACGGCCTCGGACTGGGAAGTCCTGCGGGGAAATCCGGACGCGCTGTATCTCGCGCCGGCGCTGCGGCAGGCGGGATACCTGACGTCGGCGTTTCTGAACAATCCGTACCTGCGACCGTGGTTCGGCTTCGGTCCCGGCTTCTACCTGATGCGTCCGTACCACGGGCGCGCCGTCGACGGTGCAGCGCTCGCTCTCGACTGGCTGCACGGCCACATCGCGTCACCATCGTTCATGCTGCTTCATCTGATGGATCCACACTGGCCGTACGATGCGCCGCCCGGCTTCGGCGCCGCGCGCCAGCCGTGCAGCGCGTGCGACTCGCTGTTCGCGACGCAGTACGAGAACCTCGACGCGGCGGCGCGCGCCGAAGTGGAGCGCCGCTACGCCGCCGAAGTCCAGTACACCGACGGCATGCTCGGTCTTTTCTACGATACGCTCGATCGCGGCGGAGCACTCGAACACACATGGCTCATTGTCACGTCCGATCACGGCGAGGAGTTCTGGGAACATGGCGGCTTCATGCACGGACACTCGCTGTTCGACGAGCTCTTGCGCGTGCCGCTCGTCGTCGTGCCGCCGAAATCGCGCGGTGATGCGAAGCGTGCGATCCGCATCGATACGCAGGTGCGCCTCGAGGACGTGGGGGCGACGATTCTCGACATCGCCGGAATCGACGCGGGCAAGGCGCCCGACGGGCGATCGCTGCTCTCGCTGGTCTCGGACGCGCCCGACATCGCGCCGCGTCCGTCGGTAG
This window encodes:
- a CDS encoding sulfatase, producing the protein MTAAAVVFCCLIALAIGDGFGAAAFATVVASDALHAALPFIGILIAARFALRRLPARAALVHRLHASVQALIATMSFGWIWLEPHSMLTSHTGGSLAAMGWLAVAGGTLGLVFALISERSKNPPVMRELSIGSWVFLLLVGGRIYRAFDHIEAGTRLAACIGVVGATFAATLAVWLLLRNRQRLATAIPALAPAVAAIALLAASRSGGGPSSPAPRESILLIVVDTLRADIADGHFESETGTMPQLARIAAQGVRFTQAVSPAPWTLPATVSLLSGWNPHRHGFGRTASDWEVLRGNPDALYLAPALRQAGYLTSAFLNNPYLRPWFGFGPGFYLMRPYHGRAVDGAALALDWLHGHIASPSFMLLHLMDPHWPYDAPPGFGAARQPCSACDSLFATQYENLDAAARAEVERRYAAEVQYTDGMLGLFYDTLDRGGALEHTWLIVTSDHGEEFWEHGGFMHGHSLFDELLRVPLVVVPPKSRGDAKRAIRIDTQVRLEDVGATILDIAGIDAGKAPDGRSLLSLVSDAPDIAPRPSVAGYVKSPTELAWSVRRPPWKIVKSPVLAANRLFNLASDPGETANLLFNPRMPDDERAAASQAYFSLAGEARRMGLEVNRKPAASELTSPESDTRDQLRSLGYAH